One stretch of Roseimicrobium sp. ORNL1 DNA includes these proteins:
- a CDS encoding polysaccharide biosynthesis/export family protein, with the protein MHRQLQFAPLALLTACAFVVTGCKTDSGLEQARPDDYATTPRPTASNPLYQPIRPGDVLEITVQEDPSLGGSFTVRAEGHILMPNVGPRVSVAGMSVSGAEQHIKRLLEQKKLRTATVTLDRVFIAPVSAMADKEQTLVYLTGKVARPGQHMLSTEIGAPLGAYEAIMITGGLSRFADGKNAHVMRQDAGGIRRKIGLNLDAVAQGAARDLPLRKGDIVVVPEKVFGF; encoded by the coding sequence ATGCATCGCCAATTGCAATTTGCACCATTGGCCTTGCTAACAGCGTGCGCCTTCGTGGTGACAGGATGCAAGACAGATTCGGGATTGGAACAGGCCCGCCCTGACGACTACGCCACCACTCCCCGGCCCACGGCATCGAATCCGTTGTACCAGCCCATCCGGCCTGGTGACGTCCTCGAGATTACCGTGCAGGAGGATCCTTCCTTGGGTGGCAGTTTCACGGTGCGTGCTGAGGGCCATATCCTGATGCCTAACGTTGGTCCCCGCGTCTCCGTGGCTGGCATGAGTGTCTCCGGTGCCGAACAGCACATCAAGCGTCTGTTGGAACAGAAAAAGCTCCGCACGGCTACGGTGACTTTGGATCGTGTCTTCATTGCCCCTGTCTCCGCGATGGCGGACAAGGAGCAGACGCTGGTCTACCTCACCGGGAAAGTTGCACGACCGGGTCAGCATATGCTGTCCACTGAAATTGGCGCGCCGCTCGGTGCGTATGAAGCCATCATGATCACCGGCGGTCTCTCCCGGTTTGCTGATGGCAAGAACGCTCATGTCATGCGCCAGGATGCCGGCGGCATCCGAAGGAAGATCGGCCTCAACCTTGACGCCGTTGCTCAAGGCGCAGCTCGTGACCTGCCCCTGCGTAAAGGCGACATCGTTGTAGTCCCGGAAAAAGTTTTTGGTTTTTAA
- a CDS encoding tyrosine-protein kinase domain-containing protein, with protein MAAPTKKGLPGVDMLHYAVGYLKYGRMMILLLLLGVLAGVCYYVYSPAVYQSRSLIDYKFFALPVAADGVDGSTAVRAVRSVQSQLSSRQMIAWTAHALGIGRANASFEELRSGPLRKVELGLLDGATMQLDVFSTNPNVVREFPQALINQFDTYTREKRFAFFEVALKRYNEELGLLKKKIDESLEVKTNFERDNEVNELLIKQNALAQIPLDILRVQHKIRQYDEVRSIVESRVQNGAMDPLEHLSLLDSAKKSSLDENPVGQLVVPATGDLKDNLLTPSVAPVAAITPSSIVVQPSMVEGLNPWHTLERDKRKVETEIAEAARVYLEDHKVMKELRAKQRQISEALTTELDVERKRFEVERLRLGDQLKELESKLPEYSEMTEKLNKLRQDYKLGYEGDLAWTKAYADLSKMVATINFGGDKDRVDLQFREFALLRDVDPISPTKSKLLILAVVLGLGLAIGVPLGLEQLNDKITSLAALEKLTGLKGLGIVPTANSTFLEGVTRGIETDPRKPNHVLECYRVLRAHLGLQLGNREGAKVVMFTSARPSEGKTVTAANLAWTLQSIGVKTLLVDLDFRKGRVHNLFGVNRSPGFCQALTGELALEDVIQHTHLTNFHFCTRGNTSAGSAELLCRLGLEESINIWRQQYDWIILDTPPVLGLSETTNLQRVADAVVLVVKAEKTHGRDVTEAIEQLMRAGAPMAGFVLNNIDMSKVSNYYYYYYSSSYYYQAFEEDDMPGRSAPASA; from the coding sequence ATGGCTGCTCCAACTAAAAAGGGCTTACCCGGCGTAGATATGCTGCACTACGCCGTCGGCTACCTGAAGTATGGGCGGATGATGATCCTGCTCTTGCTTTTGGGCGTGCTTGCAGGTGTATGCTACTACGTCTACTCACCTGCGGTCTACCAATCGCGCTCGCTGATCGACTACAAGTTCTTCGCCCTGCCTGTGGCTGCGGACGGTGTGGATGGCAGCACCGCAGTTCGCGCCGTGCGCTCGGTCCAAAGCCAGTTGAGCTCCCGCCAGATGATCGCGTGGACCGCACACGCCCTGGGAATCGGCCGTGCCAATGCGAGCTTCGAAGAGCTTCGCTCCGGCCCCCTCCGCAAGGTCGAGCTTGGACTGCTCGATGGCGCTACGATGCAGCTGGATGTGTTCTCGACCAATCCGAATGTCGTTCGCGAGTTTCCCCAGGCGCTGATCAACCAGTTCGACACCTACACCCGTGAGAAGCGTTTTGCGTTCTTCGAGGTCGCCCTCAAGCGCTACAACGAGGAACTGGGCCTGCTGAAGAAGAAGATCGACGAGTCCCTCGAGGTCAAAACCAACTTCGAGAGAGACAATGAGGTCAATGAACTCCTCATCAAGCAGAATGCGCTGGCTCAAATCCCCCTCGATATCCTGAGGGTCCAGCACAAGATCCGTCAGTATGATGAAGTGCGCAGTATTGTGGAGTCCCGCGTTCAGAATGGTGCGATGGATCCCCTGGAACATTTGTCCCTGCTCGATAGCGCCAAAAAATCATCCCTTGATGAGAATCCTGTGGGACAACTGGTGGTGCCGGCAACAGGCGACCTCAAGGACAACCTCCTGACTCCGAGCGTTGCTCCTGTGGCAGCCATCACGCCATCCAGCATCGTGGTGCAACCTTCCATGGTGGAGGGCTTGAACCCCTGGCACACGCTGGAGCGCGACAAGCGCAAGGTGGAAACAGAGATCGCTGAGGCAGCTCGCGTCTATCTGGAAGATCATAAGGTAATGAAGGAACTGCGCGCGAAGCAGCGCCAGATCAGCGAAGCCCTGACCACGGAACTTGATGTCGAACGCAAGCGCTTCGAGGTCGAACGCCTCCGCCTCGGGGACCAACTCAAGGAACTTGAGAGCAAGCTTCCCGAGTACAGCGAGATGACGGAAAAGCTCAACAAGCTGCGCCAGGACTACAAGCTGGGTTATGAGGGCGACCTCGCGTGGACCAAGGCTTATGCAGACCTTTCCAAGATGGTGGCCACCATCAATTTCGGCGGTGACAAGGATCGTGTGGACCTGCAGTTCCGCGAGTTTGCGCTGCTTCGCGATGTGGACCCCATCAGCCCCACCAAGAGCAAGCTCTTAATCCTGGCGGTCGTGCTCGGCTTGGGTCTGGCCATTGGCGTTCCGCTTGGCCTCGAACAGCTCAACGACAAGATCACCAGCCTTGCGGCCCTGGAAAAACTTACCGGACTGAAGGGTCTGGGCATCGTTCCGACTGCGAACTCCACCTTCCTTGAAGGTGTGACCCGCGGTATCGAAACCGACCCCCGCAAGCCCAACCACGTGCTGGAGTGCTATCGTGTACTCCGCGCCCACCTTGGCCTGCAGCTTGGGAACCGCGAAGGCGCCAAGGTGGTGATGTTCACCAGCGCGCGTCCCTCCGAAGGCAAGACCGTCACCGCAGCGAACCTCGCCTGGACACTCCAATCCATCGGGGTAAAGACTCTTCTGGTAGACCTCGACTTCCGCAAAGGTCGTGTGCACAACCTGTTTGGAGTGAATCGTTCTCCAGGATTCTGCCAGGCGTTGACGGGTGAATTGGCGCTGGAGGATGTGATCCAGCACACCCACCTGACCAATTTCCATTTTTGCACACGCGGCAATACTTCCGCTGGCTCGGCAGAGTTGCTCTGCCGCCTGGGCTTGGAAGAGTCGATCAACATCTGGCGTCAGCAGTATGACTGGATCATTCTCGATACGCCGCCCGTCCTTGGCCTGAGCGAAACGACCAACCTTCAGCGGGTGGCGGATGCGGTGGTGCTCGTGGTGAAGGCCGAGAAGACCCACGGCAGAGATGTGACGGAAGCCATTGAACAGTTGATGCGAGCAGGCGCGCCGATGGCGGGCTTTGTCCTCAACAACATCGACATGTCCAAGGTCAGCAACTACTACTACTATTACTACTCCTCCTCGTACTACTACCAGGCCTTTGAGGAGGACGACATGCCAGGACGCTCTGCTCCGGCTTCTGCCTAA
- a CDS encoding glycosyltransferase family 2 protein has product MSAAASSILVIVERGPSLGWPNLAAWEWVALGGLVFALGLLFYTYAGFPLLMGMLSRLVSPSKKTCREPGKPLEKISVILCVHNEESKLPGRLENLLSLDWPLGGEVVVVCDGCTDNSAAVARQVGQQQEAKSIRVVEHPQKSGKPTGINAAVQQAEGDVLIFCDARQQFEPSALRHLVTELGEGNTGAVSGLLRIAKSSDGASAGFDRYWSLETKLRKWESDWDSAIGCTGAIYALRKECFVPLPADTILDDVVLPMQAVMQGRRVGYCVDAIAWDPQPLTPEAEYRRKLRTLAGNFQMLFRHPSWLNPFQNRAWWQLISHKYLRIASPFVLVLALLCTAVLARHPLFLTLLFLEFAFIGVGWVAMQSPALARRIPGARMLGAFLSMQVTIARGLITYMRHKKNMLEIWKTGRGGVSGGKE; this is encoded by the coding sequence ATGTCGGCGGCAGCATCGTCGATACTGGTGATCGTGGAGCGAGGGCCGTCGCTGGGCTGGCCAAATCTCGCCGCGTGGGAATGGGTGGCCTTGGGTGGACTGGTCTTCGCCTTGGGTCTGCTGTTCTACACCTATGCAGGGTTTCCGCTGCTGATGGGGATGCTATCACGCCTGGTGTCGCCTTCGAAAAAGACATGCCGGGAACCCGGCAAACCGCTCGAGAAGATCTCCGTGATTCTCTGCGTGCACAATGAAGAGTCGAAGCTGCCCGGCAGGCTGGAAAACTTGCTCTCTCTCGACTGGCCGCTAGGCGGCGAAGTGGTGGTAGTCTGCGATGGCTGCACCGACAACTCCGCCGCCGTGGCCCGGCAAGTCGGACAACAACAGGAAGCCAAGAGTATTCGCGTGGTGGAGCATCCACAAAAATCCGGCAAGCCCACCGGCATCAATGCCGCGGTGCAGCAGGCGGAAGGTGATGTGCTGATCTTCTGCGATGCTAGACAGCAGTTTGAGCCCTCTGCGCTCAGGCACCTGGTCACCGAGTTGGGGGAGGGGAACACGGGAGCGGTCAGCGGTCTTCTCCGCATCGCCAAATCCTCGGACGGTGCCAGTGCGGGGTTCGATCGGTATTGGTCACTGGAGACGAAGCTGCGCAAGTGGGAGAGCGATTGGGACTCGGCCATCGGCTGCACCGGGGCCATCTATGCCCTGCGGAAGGAGTGTTTCGTCCCGCTGCCGGCGGATACGATTTTGGACGATGTGGTGCTCCCCATGCAGGCGGTGATGCAGGGCAGAAGAGTGGGCTATTGCGTGGACGCCATCGCCTGGGACCCCCAACCGCTCACCCCGGAGGCGGAGTACCGTAGGAAGCTGCGGACACTGGCGGGGAATTTCCAGATGCTCTTCCGCCACCCTTCATGGCTGAACCCCTTTCAGAACCGCGCGTGGTGGCAGTTGATCTCGCACAAGTACCTGCGCATCGCCTCGCCGTTCGTCCTCGTCCTCGCGCTTCTCTGCACCGCAGTGCTGGCCCGCCACCCGCTGTTCCTGACGCTGCTTTTTCTGGAGTTCGCCTTCATCGGGGTGGGGTGGGTGGCGATGCAAAGTCCCGCGCTGGCCCGGCGCATTCCGGGAGCCAGGATGCTGGGGGCGTTCCTGTCCATGCAGGTCACCATCGCCCGGGGACTCATTACCTACATGCGCCACAAAAAGAACATGCTCGAGATTTGGAAAACTGGACGCGGCGGTGTATCTGGAGGTAAAGAGTAA
- a CDS encoding class I SAM-dependent methyltransferase, with product MSAPESSSTTAANPAEFDSFATNYDEELGRALDLTGEDKSYYAEGRVLWLKARLAKLGLPLPSTCFDFGCGTGGSAPYLTGILGAQKYVGYDPSAASVKVAGELNPQEGVGFTADLSAAKGGAFDLAFCNGVFHHIPPEHREEAVAAVFASLKPGCVFAFWENNPWNPLVHYLMSKVAFDKDAQMLFPAAARRLLKSAGFEIIEHSYKFIFPASLASLRPVESWMCRLPTGGQYQILARKPLSAEAVKAADRV from the coding sequence ATGAGCGCTCCTGAGTCATCTTCCACCACTGCGGCAAATCCGGCGGAGTTCGACTCCTTCGCCACGAACTATGATGAGGAACTGGGCCGCGCCTTGGACCTGACGGGCGAGGACAAGTCCTACTATGCCGAAGGTCGCGTGCTGTGGCTGAAGGCCCGACTCGCCAAGCTGGGACTGCCTCTTCCCTCGACGTGCTTTGACTTTGGCTGTGGCACCGGGGGCAGCGCGCCTTATCTCACCGGCATCCTCGGAGCGCAGAAATATGTGGGTTATGATCCTTCCGCGGCATCCGTGAAGGTGGCTGGCGAACTCAATCCTCAGGAAGGGGTCGGGTTCACCGCGGATTTGTCAGCCGCGAAAGGCGGAGCGTTTGACCTCGCCTTCTGCAATGGTGTCTTCCACCATATCCCACCAGAGCATCGTGAGGAGGCGGTGGCCGCCGTGTTCGCAAGTCTGAAGCCGGGATGTGTGTTTGCCTTCTGGGAAAACAATCCGTGGAATCCCCTGGTGCACTACCTCATGAGCAAGGTGGCCTTCGACAAGGATGCTCAGATGCTCTTTCCTGCAGCGGCCAGGCGGTTGCTGAAGTCGGCGGGCTTCGAGATTATCGAGCACAGTTACAAGTTCATCTTCCCCGCGTCCCTCGCGTCTCTGCGTCCTGTGGAGAGCTGGATGTGCCGGCTGCCGACGGGTGGGCAGTATCAAATCCTCGCTCGCAAACCCCTGTCGGCGGAGGCGGTGAAGGCCGCTGACCGCGTGTGA
- a CDS encoding glycosyltransferase family 2 protein, translated as MDLTFVFPCLNEERSLAVCIEGVRKSLSQDPNLKYEIVVADNGSKDRSREIAVECGARLVPVSTRGYGAALKGGIEAALGEYVMFADADATYLYEDALPLYQATIKDKVDMGIASRMKGKIDDGAMPFLHRYLGTPVLTGLINILFGGKLSDCNSGFRCIRRQAFADWNVRSPGMEFASELLIKALKHKASCVEIPSGLRAAAPDRVPHLRTWRDGMRHLLFILSERPQLFEKLGLYVTVLATLMQIIACFTGPIKVLGLNIFDVHSQALLLLAGLVGAQFYVYGCMCYLRANDTPGGLTRALLNMDEGQLFFLLLGALTAIGVVIGGVVVVWAQSSFGGINLVHLLLALVHFLSLPILGSMGLLGLHILKRYERS; from the coding sequence GTGGATTTAACCTTCGTATTTCCCTGTCTCAACGAAGAGCGCTCACTCGCGGTGTGCATCGAAGGCGTGCGGAAATCTCTCTCCCAGGATCCGAATCTGAAGTACGAGATCGTCGTTGCGGACAATGGAAGCAAGGATCGCTCGCGCGAAATCGCCGTGGAATGTGGCGCGCGTCTGGTGCCGGTGAGCACGCGAGGTTACGGCGCCGCGTTGAAGGGTGGCATCGAAGCCGCGCTCGGTGAGTATGTGATGTTCGCCGACGCGGATGCCACCTATCTCTACGAAGATGCACTGCCGCTCTACCAGGCCACCATCAAGGACAAGGTGGACATGGGGATCGCTTCTCGCATGAAGGGCAAGATCGATGACGGTGCCATGCCGTTTTTGCATCGTTATCTGGGCACTCCTGTTTTGACGGGGCTGATCAATATTCTGTTTGGCGGGAAACTTTCAGACTGCAACTCGGGCTTCCGCTGCATCCGCAGGCAGGCCTTTGCTGATTGGAATGTGCGGTCCCCGGGTATGGAGTTCGCCTCGGAGCTGCTTATCAAAGCGCTGAAGCATAAAGCCTCTTGTGTGGAAATTCCCTCCGGACTCCGGGCGGCAGCGCCGGATCGTGTGCCGCACCTGCGCACCTGGAGGGATGGCATGAGGCACTTGCTCTTCATTCTTTCCGAGCGTCCGCAGCTCTTTGAGAAACTCGGTCTCTATGTCACCGTGCTGGCCACGCTGATGCAGATCATCGCCTGCTTCACTGGCCCCATCAAAGTTTTGGGATTGAATATCTTCGACGTTCACAGTCAGGCCCTGCTCCTTCTGGCTGGCTTGGTGGGCGCGCAGTTTTATGTCTATGGGTGCATGTGCTACCTGCGGGCGAATGATACCCCGGGCGGCCTCACGCGGGCGTTGTTGAACATGGACGAGGGGCAGCTCTTCTTCCTGCTGCTGGGCGCGTTGACCGCGATTGGCGTGGTGATCGGCGGCGTGGTGGTGGTGTGGGCGCAGTCCAGTTTCGGTGGCATCAATCTCGTGCACTTGCTGCTGGCCCTCGTTCACTTCTTGAGCCTGCCTATTCTGGGCAGCATGGGACTGCTCGGTCTGCATATCCTGAAGCGTTATGAGCGCTCCTGA
- a CDS encoding glycosyltransferase: MTSPRENPNGLRILFISNLFPDEREPYRGLDNGTVLKALQQYKGCEVRVLAPRPSLPLLPTKKWRARAEDVDMGPRFVRTGYVPKIGSLINHHWMRHALSRPLAETHKRFPWDVVLASWLYPDGWAAVNACAPYKAPVVLIAQGSDVHHYLHMPARRTCILNAVHESAGVITRSKSLATLLGEAGADTTKLVPITNGIDTTVFKTADRVLARRLVDVPPDARVLLYVGNFLPVKNPLMLVKAFEQLCARPENTNLRLVMVGKGPLQGEVQAAASRAGLADRVRLTGPLPSDKVAEWMQAADVFCMTSRNEGLPNVILEAQACGLPVVATAVGSIPELVDEPWKGGLAASEDVDGWVAEASRVLMEPMDKLRIAALGATRTWESAADRYFEVLQTAQRRSSPDDS; encoded by the coding sequence ATGACTTCCCCTCGCGAAAATCCCAACGGCCTGCGCATTCTTTTTATCTCGAACCTGTTTCCCGACGAACGGGAACCGTACCGCGGCCTGGATAATGGAACCGTCCTGAAGGCGCTCCAGCAATACAAGGGTTGCGAGGTGAGAGTGCTCGCGCCACGTCCCTCGCTTCCTTTGCTTCCCACTAAGAAATGGCGGGCGCGTGCTGAGGATGTCGACATGGGGCCGAGATTTGTGCGCACGGGTTATGTGCCCAAGATCGGCAGCCTGATCAATCATCACTGGATGCGCCATGCGTTGTCGCGTCCCCTGGCCGAGACACACAAGCGGTTTCCCTGGGATGTTGTGCTCGCAAGCTGGCTCTATCCGGATGGTTGGGCGGCCGTAAATGCCTGCGCTCCGTACAAAGCGCCGGTGGTGCTGATTGCCCAGGGAAGCGATGTGCACCACTACCTGCACATGCCAGCGCGACGCACCTGCATTCTCAATGCGGTCCACGAGTCCGCCGGAGTCATCACACGGAGCAAGAGCCTGGCGACCCTGCTGGGTGAGGCTGGAGCCGATACCACGAAGCTAGTTCCGATTACCAATGGAATCGATACCACGGTTTTCAAGACTGCGGACAGAGTGCTGGCGCGTCGGCTCGTGGATGTACCACCAGATGCACGTGTCCTCCTCTACGTGGGAAACTTTCTGCCCGTGAAGAACCCGCTCATGCTGGTGAAGGCTTTCGAGCAATTGTGCGCTCGTCCCGAGAACACCAACCTGCGGCTGGTCATGGTGGGCAAGGGGCCTCTGCAGGGTGAAGTCCAAGCGGCCGCTTCACGAGCTGGACTGGCAGACCGTGTCCGCCTGACCGGTCCGCTGCCATCCGACAAGGTCGCCGAGTGGATGCAGGCGGCGGATGTATTTTGCATGACCAGCAGGAACGAAGGTCTGCCAAATGTTATTTTAGAAGCACAGGCCTGTGGGCTGCCGGTGGTGGCCACGGCAGTTGGGAGCATCCCTGAATTGGTGGACGAACCTTGGAAAGGAGGACTCGCAGCATCCGAAGATGTGGACGGCTGGGTCGCCGAGGCAAGTCGTGTGCTGATGGAACCGATGGATAAGCTCCGAATTGCTGCACTAGGGGCCACCCGGACGTGGGAATCCGCCGCCGATCGTTATTTTGAAGTCTTGCAGACTGCACAGCGCCGTAGTTCTCCTGATGACTCATAA